The following is a genomic window from Rhizobium sp. NRK18.
CCGGCGTTGACGCTCGCCTGCATCTGGGGACGGTGACGGCGCAGGAGATCACATTCATCGGCGCCCAAGCCGGCAAAACGCAGGCGCTCGCGCAGGCTTCCAGCCCTCGCTCCGCTCGCCTGTTCTGTCGTCGGCTTGTTGTTCAAGTCCAGTCCCCGCAATCGCCCATGGCCGGTCGGCCGAATAAACCAAATCCCGGAATCCGGCGGTCGAGGGGACGCTCCAGAGGGGAACGGTCTCCGACCACGCAAAATGCTCGCAAAATATTGGCTTGATTTACATACCGGCCCAGATCCGGTTCCGACGGTGCGGCGTCATGCCTTATGGGAATTTCGGCAGCAGATATCCCATCCCGACGTACAAGCTAATCATTATGGTTAATTCCTTGCTTGAAGGTTAATTTTTGGTGCCCTCTGCCGAACTAGTCAGATTTAACCACTTCGTCACTTTCCAGCAGGGAGGCACCGACAGCCAGAAGCAAGCTTATCGCTGTATCCAGACAAGAAGGGCATGTCAGTTAGACAGTATCGGGGGTTGTAACGGTGGTTGTTCTTGGTATCGCAGCATTCATTCTCTCGGCGGCTACGCTTGGCGCGATGACGCTTCTGATCAGCATCGAGCGCAAGCGCGAGCTGCCCGGCTTTCACATTTTCTGATCCGCCTGCACGTCTGCCGCCGGATGTCGGGCAATTGACATCGGCGGCCCTGCTTGGGAATGTCCGCGCGACATTTCACATGGCAGGTATTTCAAGATGAGCCTTACTTCCGTCAAAGCATTCTTTGCCGAAAACGCCCCCGATATTTCCGTCATCGAACTGGAGCAAAGCACGGCGACCGTCGAACTTGCCGCTCAGGGACACAGCGTCGAGCCCGGGCAGATCGCCAAGACGCTGGCGCTGAAGCTGGACGGCGGAACGATCCTTCTCGTCGCCAAGGGCGACGCCCGTCTCGACAACCAGAAATTCAAGGCGATGTTCGGCACCAAACCGCGCATGCTGGATCTTTCGGACGTCGAGGCGGAAACCGGTCATCCGGTCGGCGGCGTCTGCCCGTTCGGTCTGCCGCACCAGATGAAGGTCTATTGCGACCTGTCGCTCAAGGCCTACGACATTGTCGTGCCGGCCGCCGGGGCGATCAATGCCGCCGTCAAGATCGAGCCGAACCGCATGGCGGATCTGACAGGGGCGGAATGGATCGACGTCTGCAAATAGGCTAGCAGCAGGCCCCGGCCTCCCCTACCCGCTGCGATTGGTGATCCATCGGCATTGATAGGGCGCGAAGACAATATCGCCGCCCTGCGCGCGGATCGTTTCGCCGGACAGCAGATCCTGCCAATTGGCGCCGCCGATCAGGTTCAGCGACATGGCCGGTATTATGACCTCTTCGTCGGTCATGTTGTTGACGGCAAAAATGCTCTGCGACCGGTCCATGCTCTGACGCCAAAAGCCGAACAGCTTTTCGCCGAGATGCAGGGTGAACTGCGTCGCATTCGGGTGAAAGGCCGGCTGGCGGATGCGGATCGAAAGCATGCGCTTCATCTCCGCAAACACCTGCGCATGCCGGCTCCCCTCGTCCGCGAGCGCGTCACGCAGATCCGGATAATGCCAGCGATGGCGGTTGATCGCCCGGTTGTGGTCGGATTTCTCGACGCCCTCGTAGTCGTTCGGCGTTGCCAAGAGCGAGTGGATGTAGAAGGCGGGAATGCCTTCGAGCGCCATGGTGATCGCCTGGCTGCAGAGGAAGCGCTCCCTGTTCCACTCGTCCTCGCCCTTCACCGTGCCCTTCAGCGCATCATAGAGCGAGACGTTCAGCTCGTAGGCCTTGACGCCGCCATCCGGCAACTTGCGCATGCTGACGAGACCGCCGAAACCCTTGACGGTCTCGATCATCCCCGCGATCTCCTCGTCCGGGACCAGACCTTCGGCCGGGCGCAGGCCGATGCCGTCATGCGAGGCGGTGAAATTGAAATAGGCGCAGCCGAGCTGCGCCGGCGGCATCGCCATCTGCCAGGCGTTCAGCGACCGTGACGTGCCGTTGAGCAATCCATGCAGGATCAGCGGCGGCAGCGAGAAATTGTAGATCGCATGCGCCTCGTTGCGATTGCCGAAATAGCTCAGGTTCTCGACATTGGGGACATTGGTCTCGGTGATCAGGACCAGCTGTTCCTCGGCAAAATCGGCAAGCAGCCGCATCAAGCGGACGATTTCGTGGGTCTGGCGTAGATGGATGCAGCTCGTGCCGACTTCCTTCCACACGAAGGCCACCGCATCGAGACGGATCGTGCGTACGCCCTTGTCGATGTGCATGCGCATGATGCGCAGGAATTCGAGCAGAACCTCCGGATTGGAAAAGTCGAAATCCACCTGGTCGTGGCTGAAGGTGCACCAGACATGGCGGATGCCGTTCGCCGTCTCGACCTCGCGCAGCAAGGGATGGGCGCGCGGGCGCACGACCTCGGAAAGATCATCCTCCGGAGAGGCCTCGAAGAAGAAGCGGTCGTAGGGCGCATGTCCCTGCCGGTACTCGTTGAACCAGTGCGACTGGCTGGAGCAATGGTTCAGCACCAGGTCCGACATCAGCCGGAACTCGCCGGCAATGCGCTCGATATCCTCCCAGTCGCCGAGAATGCTGTTGACCGCGCTGTAATCGGTGATCGCGAAGCCGTCGTCCGAGGTATAGGGAAAGAACGGCAGGATATGCACCGCATTCACCGTGCCCTTCAGATAGCGGCGCAGAAAGTCGTAGAGCAGGTCGAGCGGCTTGTGCTCGCCATCGACGAGGCTGTTGCCGTAGGTGATGACATAGGCGTCACGCTCGTTCCAGACCGTATTGTTCTGGAGCATACGCCCCCGCTTGCGCGGACTGTGTTCCGTGCCCCAGAAGGCCGAGACGATCTGGTCGGTCAGCAGGTCGGCATCGAGATCGGGATAGATGGAGCTGGCAAGAACCCGAATTCCCTCCCGGAGGCGCCGGGGAGCCGTCCTTTCGGAAGCGGGCATGGCGGCATCTGGCGGAGGCGTTTCTTGCTGCATCGCAAAAAGTTAACATGATGACCGCGTTTGGCAACCGCAAACCGACGATCGCGGCCCAAATGGCAGCATGCTTGACCTTGCCACGATGGGAAGGTCTATGATGCACAGCATCAGATGATACCGACGCGACAATCCGGGAGAAGAGGATGAATATCGGCGACGCCGCCGGCGCTTCAGGCGTATCGGCAAAGATGATCCGCTACTACGAGACCGTCGGCCTGATCCGCCCGGCACACCGGACGGAGAACAACTATCGGGTCTATGGTGACGATGACGTGCACACGCTGCGCTTCATCAAGCGTGCCCGCAACCTCGGCTTCTCGCTTGAGGAGACGGCGACGCTCCTCGGCCTATGGCGCGACAAGACGCGTGAAAGCCGCGAAGTCAAACGCGTGGCCCAGACCCACATCGACGCGCTGGAAAGCCGGATCGCCGAACTGCAGGACATGGTCGGAACGCTGAAGCACCTCGCCCATTGCTGCTCCGGCGACAACCGTCCCGACTGCCCCATCCTGAACGACCTGGCGGAGATCAAGCCGGTATCGAAGGGATCACATCCATCGGCTCACTGACGGCATAAGCGGGGCGGATGGATGCATAACTTTTTTGCGTTGGCGCGGGACGCTCTTTTCGTAGTCATTGGATCATCAGTTCCACATCCAAGAACAACGAGGGGAAACCATGAAATCAAGATTGAACTATCTCTCCGTCACCATCGCCGCACTGCTGCTTTCGACCGCAGCCCATGCGGAAACCCTGCGTCTCGCGCATGAATCCTCGTCCAACAGCCTGATCCAGGAAGCGAGCCTTCTCTTCGCCAAAACTGTCGCGGAGAAGTCCGGCGGCGACATCGAAGTCCAGGTCTTCCCCGACGGCCAGCTCGGCGATGAGGCCGCGATTGCCGACGGCGTCGGCAACGGCTCGATCGATATCGGTCTCGGCGGCGTCGTCGATCCCATCGACCCGAAGCTCAATGTCATCACCCTGCCGTTCCTCTTCAAGGATCTCGATGCCGTACACGCCTTCCTCGACGGACCGGTCGGCAAGGAAGTCTTCAGCACCGGCGCGGACAACGGCTTCCACATGCTCGGCGCACTCGACTCCGGTTTTCGCCAGTTCGCGCTGACCAAGGGTCCGGTCAACACGCCTGCGGACTTGAAGGGCGTCAAGATCCGCGTGCCCGGCAACCCCGTGCTGCTGGCCACGATGAACGCGCTCGGCGCCCTGCCGCAGTCCATCCCGTTCGGCGAAGTCTACACCGCCCTGCAGTCGGGCGTCGTCGACGGCACCGAGCCGGAAATGCGCGATTTCGCCGACCAGAAATGGTATGAGACGACGAAGTACATGTCGCTGTCGAACTATGTCTGGACGCCCAATTACTGGTTCATGAACAACGACCGTTACGAAGGCCTGTCCGACAAGGACAAGGCTGCCGTCGATGAAGCCGTTGTCGAGACGACCGCCTGGTATCGCGGCAAGCTGGCGGACACCTACACAGAGGTCCAGAAGACCCTCGAAGGAAACGGCGTGACCTTCAACACCGTCGACCAGGCGCCGTTCCGCGACATGGTCGGTCCCGTCTATGCCCAGTTCGGTAAGGAATGGGGCGACGATCTGGTTGCCAAGGTTCGCAGCGCGGCTGCCGGCAACTAAGCCTTCAAAGCCTCCCAAGGCGCATGCGTTCGCGGGGCAGCCGCCCTGCGAACGCTCTTCGATCCGAGCGGTTCATGAACGACACATCCCTCCCCCATCCTCACGACCCGACGCTGCTGCGCTGGTTCGGCTGGCTGACCACCGGCATCGCCGTTTCCGCCTTCGTCGGCATGACGATCACGACGCTCCTGGGTGTTGCCGCCCGCTATCTGGGGCTGCGCGGTGTCGAGTGGACGTTCGAAGTCACCGGCATCCTGTTCCTCTGGACCAGTTTCTTCGGCGTCATCGTCGCCGAACTGCGGCGTGAGAATGTCGCCTTCACCTTTCTCGTCGACAAGCTCGACAGCCGATGGGGTCGCATCCCCGCCTTCATCTGCTCGCTGTTGACACTCTGGCTCGCCATCGAGCTGACGCGAAGCGGCATCGGCTTTGCGGCCCGATCCGGGATGGCGCCGACGCCTCTTCTGCGATTGCCGCGCCTCGTGCAGATCCTGCCCTTCATCGCCTTTGCCGGCGGCATCGCACTGATCACCTTCCTCCGCATCCTCCAGGGCCTGGGAGGCAAGGCGGCGCAATGACCATTCTCATCCTGTTTGCTACCTTCCTCTTCTGCCTCCTGGGTGGCTTGCCGATCCTCTGGGCGATGGGTGTCTCGACGATCGCAGCCCTGACCTTTGGCGACGTTTCGATGCCGCCTGCATGGTTGGCGCAGCAGATCGTACGCGGCGCGGACTCGATCTATCTGGCGGCGATCCCGCTATTCCTGTTTTCCGGCGAACTGATGAACCGCGGCGGCCTGACCCGACGGCTGATCAATCTCGCTGACTTCGTCTTCGGACGTTTCACCGGCGGGCTCGGCTTCGTCAACGTCGTCACGGCCTTCGTCTATGGCGGCATCAGCGGCTCGGCGACCGCCGATACCAGCGCGGTGGCCAAGCTGATGATCCCGGCGATGGAAAGCCAGGGCTATCCCCGCAGCTATGCGGCGGCCATCACCGCAGCGTCGGGAACGCTCGGCATCATCGTCCCGCCGAGCGTGATCTTCATTCTCTACGGCGTGCTGACCAACACCTCGATCGGAGGACTTTTCCTCGCCGGCGTGGTGCCGGGAACGCTGATCGCAGTCGCTTTCATGGTAACCTCCTGGATCGTCGCCAAGCGCGCCGGCTATGGCGGCCACAAGTCGCAACTGTCGATGCGGGCCTTCCTCACTGACCTCGTCAAAGCTCTGCCGGCGCTGGCCATGCCGATCTTCATCCTCGGCACCATCCTGTCCGGACTGGCGACGGCTACGGAAGCGGCGGCTCTCTCGGTCGTCTATGCTCTGGTCGTCGGCGGGTTCATCTATCGCGAACTGACATGGAAGGAGATCGGATCGGCGCTGGTCGAGACGGTGTCCGGTACCGGCTCGGTGATGCTGATCGTGGCCGTCGCCACACCTTTCGCCTGGATCCTGACCGTCGAGCAGATCCCGCAGATGGCCACCGACTTCATCCAGCATACCGGCGCCGGACCGGTCGGCACGATTGCGCTTGTCCTCGCCGTGCTGCTGTTCGTCGGCACATGGCTGGATCTCGGGCCGGCCATCGTGATCCTCGCGCCCATCCTCGCGCCGCTGCTTGCCAAGGCCGGCCTGCAGCCGCTGCAGATCGGCGTGCTGTTTACCGTCGCACTCGGCGTCGGCCTTTACACCCCGCCGGTCGGCACCAACCTTTTCGTCGTGTGCAATGTCGGCCGCGTGAGCATCGGCGCCGTTACCCGGCAGCTCGTGCCGTTCTGGATCGCGAGCCTCGTTGTCATCGTTCTTCTGGTCGCATTCCCCGGTCTCAGCGAATGGCTGCCGGGCATTTTTGGGAATTCCTGATGCAGCATCTTGTTGGTGGCATTTCAAGCGCCGGGCGGGCTCTTCCGGCGCTGAACGACCGGGCGTTCCGGGTCGATCACGCCTTCGGCCCCTACCTCGTCGGCGATGACGGCAGGCGCTATATCGATACCGCGCTGGGCTTCGGCGCGATCCTGCTCGGCCATGCCGATCCCGTGGTCAATGCCGCGGTCTGCGCCGCCATCGAGCGCGGATCGATGCCGGCATTCGCCCATCGCGCCGAGGAAGAGGCAGCCGACGCATTGACGGCAGCCTGCGGTCCTCTCACCTCCGCCATGTTCACCAATTCCGGCAGCGAAGCGGTGCACATGGCCTGCCGCATCGCGCGTGCCGTGACCGGCCGCGGGACGATTGCCAAGATCGCCGCCGGTTTCGACGGTTGGTTCGACCCGGTCGCGCTCGGCAATGCCGGCTCTGCCGAAGCCCTGCTTGGCAACGGACCGAGGCCGGTGCGCAACGGCGTCACGCTGCTGCGTTACAACGATATGGCGGATGTGGAGAGACTGTTTCAGGAAAACGACGACATCGCCGCCGTCATCTTTGAGCCCCTCCTCGCCAATGCCGGCTGCGTGGTGGCGGAACCCGGCTATCTGGAAATGCTGCAGGCGACCGCACGCCGGCATGGCGCACTCTTGATCGCCGACGAGGTGCTGATGGGGTTCCGGTCGCGCTTCGGACTCGCCAGTCACGGCATGAAACTGAACCCGGACATGGCGACCGTGGGCAAGGCGATCGGCAACGGCTTTGCCGTCGCCGCCGTCCTCGGCCAGCCCGAAGTCATGGCGGCCGCAGCCGACGGCCGGGCGGTGCGCGCCGGCACCTATAGCGGCAACCCGGTGGCAACCGCCGCCGTGGTGGCGACGCTGGAGCAGCTGGCAAAGGCAGACTACGAGGCACTCGCGGCCCGGGGCGAACGGTTGCGCGCCAGACTCGCCAGCACCTTTGCGGCCCAATCGCAGCAGATCTCGACCTCAGGTCTCGGCATGGTCTTCACGCCCTGGTTCGCAGGAGAAGCCCCCCGCTCCTACGAGGCGGCTGCGGCCACCATCCGCCCGGACAAGTCGCTTGCGCTGCATTATGCCTTGAGGGAACAAGGGGTGATGACCATGCCGCAAGGGTATGGTCGGCTCTATCTGAGCTTCGCCCATGACGACGCCGTCATCGAGCAGATGGAAGGCGCAATCCGGCTGGCGGCGACAGCGCTTCAAGAGGGCTGAATTCCGATCGCAGGAAGGATGCCAGCTTGCGCCCGGCGAGGCTGACCCCGGGCGCCATGATCAGCGCCAGCTCGAGTTCCGGCAGCGGCGGCAGGCCATCAGCTTCCGACAGGACGCGATGTTCGAAGGTCAATGCCGACTGGGGCAGCGCCGTGACGCCGAACCCCATCATGACGGCAGACTGGATCGACTGCATGTGCGACGACACCCAGACGATGCGCCACGGCCTGTTGACCTCCTGCAGCACCCGCAGGATGTGCGGGCGTGCCCGGCAGTTTTCCGGAAACAGGGCCAGCGGAAGCTCGTCCGCCTTTTCCGGCTGCGCATTGACGGAGGCACACCAGATCTGCTTTTCGCGTTTCAGCAGTTCGCCGTGGGTATCGCCGTCGCGGCGCGTGACGATCGCCAGATCGATGTCGCCCCTTGCAACCAGTGGCTCCAGGTCATGGGAAAACTCGCAGACGACTTCCACGGAGATGTCGCGGAACCGCGTTGAGAACTTCTCCATGACGCAGGCGCCGAAAAGGCCGATATAGTCATCCGGCATGCCGAGCCGCACATGCTTGCGGTCGCCGAGGCTGCCGAGTTCCTCCAGCACCTGCTGCTCCAGCGCCAGCAGCTCCCTCGCCCGGCTGCAGAGCCGATCGCCCTCGGGCGTCAAAGAGACGGTTCTCGCGGTGCGGTTCAACAGGCGCACGCCCAGCCGCTCCTCGAGCCTGGCAATGGAGGTCGAAACCGCCGCCTGGCTCTTGCCGACACGCTCGCCGGCCATGGTGAAGCTGCCCGTGTCGACGATCGCCAGGAAGGTTGCAAGTGTGTCGAGATCGAAGTGATGCACGCGGTACTCGTCAGGCTTTGGATTGAAGGCGGCACTATGCGATTTGCCGGAAACCAACGCAATCCCCCGGCGCAATCCTCCCGCAGCACTTGGCGGGCGAATATGTATGCGATCGGGAGGTTATCTGCATCCAGACCTGCCATGGCTTTGTTTATCTGGCAAACGGCGTCCATGGCAGCAGCGGGGATCATATGTTTGAGGTAACAATCGTTTGTTGCAATTCCAAACGCTGGCGTCCAAAAGGGGCCGAATTGTTATCGCTAGAAATTTCTTCAAATCGCCGCCCCGGCACGCGATCGCAGAACCCAAACATGTGACGAGAGACTGGTTTGAATGTTAGAAAAATTCCTGTCTAGAGCCAATAAAGGCCTTCTAGTAAGGTTGATTTCTGAGAACTTCCGCGCCCAGGCGCCTTGGTACGCAATATCGATGTCCGCGATGGTTGTGGTCGCGGCTATGACGTCGGCCAGCGCTTGGATTATGAAGGACATTGTCAATGAGACCGTCGTCTCCAAGGATCTTCAGCGCGTCTTTGAAATCTCCGCCGTCGTCGCCATAATTTTCATTGTTAAGGGCGTCGCGTCTTATGTCCAGTCGATATTCTTGAGCAAGGCTGGAAACAATATCATCGCAGAAACGCAGAAGAATCTGTATGAGCACATACTGAAGCAGGGCGCAGCCTTTTATTCCAAGTTCCCTTCTTCCGAGCTGCTGATGCGTATAACCAACAACGCACAGTCAGCCCGAGCCGTAATTGAATTGATCGCCACCTCCCTTGTGAGAGATCTATTTTCTCTTATTGGCCTGATCTGCGTTATGGTAATTCAACAGCCAATCCTATCCCTCGCCTCATTGATTATCGGCCCGGGAGCGATATTTGGCGTCAGAATACTGACGAAGAAAGTTCGGAAGATCATGGAGCAGGAGCTTGCATCCATCGCCATGATCATTCGCAGCGTTCAAGAAACATCGACCGGCATAAAGGTGATAAAGGCCTTCGGGCTTGAGGAACACATGCGGCGACGCATGGAAAAATACGTCGGCGATGTCGAAATGAGGGCAAACAGCATTGCTCGCCTCGAGGCTGCATCAAGTCCAATCATGGAGACATTGTCAGGGCTGGCGATCGCCGCCATTTTTGCCCTCAGCGGGATTTGGGTTCTCCAGGAAGGCAACACGCCCGGCGAGTTGATGTCATTCGTCACCGCTTTGTTGCTCGCATACGAGCCGGCGAAGCGGCTCGCGCGCATGCGGATATCGCTGGAGGCCGGATTGATCGGTGTCCGAATGATGTTTGAACTGGCGGATCACCCAATTGACATCAAGGACGATCCACAGGCCGTAGATTTGCCAGTCGGCCCGGGCGAGATCAGCTTTAATGCCTTGACCTTCGGCTACAAGGGTGCGCCCCCACTCTTCAAGAATTTCAATTTGACATTCCCTGCCGGCAAGGCGACAGCCTTGGTCGGGCCATCCGGAGGTGGAAAGTCCACGATCATCAACCTGATCATGCGAATGTATGACGCTGACGCAGGTAGCGTGACCATTGATGGACACGACATAAAGACTGTCACCTTGGCATCACTTCGACGGCGGATGGCCTATGTGGGACAGGACACATTTCTTTTCAGCGGCACCATAAGGCATAACATTGCCCTTGGGGACGAAGATGTGACTGATGACGACATTGTGGCCGCCGCAAAGGCAGCCAATGCTCACGAATTCATCGTCAATCTGCCGAATGGCTACGAAAGCGATGTGGACGAAAATGGCGGGAATCTTTCCGGAGGCCAAAGGCAGCGAATTGCCATTGCAAGAGCCATTCTCAGAAATGCCGAGATTCTGATCCTCGATGAGGCGACCAGTTCCCTGGATTCCAAGTCAGAGGTTCAAATTCGTGAGGCATTGCTGAAACTCACCAAAGATCGAACCACAATCATGATCGCACATCGGCTTTCTTCGATTACAGCCGCGGATTACATTGTCTTCATTGAGAAAGGCTCGATAGCAGAGCAGGGACCTCCAGATACGCTCCTCAGGAATGACGGCCCCTATCGGCAATTATATGAGCTTCAATTGCTCCGAGGCACGGAATAGCAAAATTCGGCAAATTTCGAAAAAGCAGGATGAATCGAACCATTACAGTATCAACGAAATATCGGGAGCCTTCGGAGAGAAATCGTGGAATGTGAACCTCTTGCCATACAGGACGTGAAGCGGATCATACCGGACATCCTGTCCGACGAACGCGGCTACTTTAGCGAGATGTTCAAGCTTGATTGGTTCCAACGCACCGTCGCAAACGTGAATTTCGTTCAAGACAATGAATCGCTTTCCATCCGCGCAGGGACAGTCCGTGGGCTTCATTTTCAGGTCGCCCCTTACTCGCAGGGCAAATTGATCCGCTGCTCGCGTGGCTCGATCTACGATGTGGCCGTGGATCTGAGAACGGATTCCGACACCTTTGGACAATGGGTATCCACCGAGCTTTCGTCGGAAACCGGGGAGCAAATCTGGATACCGCCTGGCTTCGCCCACGGGTTCATGACATTGCAGCCGGACACAATCATCAATTACAAGGTCACAGCTCCCTACAGTTCGGCTCACGATAGGGGTGTGAAGTGGGACGACCCAGCAATTGGCATAACGTGGCCGACGCTGGAGCGTTATTTTCTATCTGACAAGGACAGAAAGCAGCCACCGCTAAGAGAGCTTCCATCACCCTTTGCAGATTGATTTCGAGGTAACCGAATGCGAGTTTTGGTAACGGGCGGCGCGGGCTTTATTGGCTCCGCTCTGGTACGCTATTTGGTCGGCAGTGTCGGCGTGGAAGTGCTCACGGTGGACAAGTTGACCTATGCCGGCAACCTCGCATCGTTGAAGCCAATAGAGGACAGGCCGAACCATCGCTTTTTGAAGGCGGACATCTGCGACCGCGCCTCCATGAAGCAGGCTTTTGAGAGTTTCTCACCAGATCTGGTGATGCACCTGGCAGCAGAAAGTCACGTCGACCGCTCGATCTATGGCGCGGCTGACTTCATAAACACCAACATTCTGGGGACCTTTACCCTCCTCGAAGTCGTCAAGGAGTACTGGGAAAAATTGAGCGGCGACAAGCGGAAAGCATTTAGAATGCTGCACGTTTCGACGGACGAGGTGTATGGCTCTCTTGGAGCGGAAGGACAGTTTGTCGAAACGACGGCGTATGACCCCTCCTCCCCCTACTCCGCCTCGAAAGCCGCCAGCGATCATCTGGTCACGGCATGGAATCGGACTTATGGTTTGCCCTTGATTGTGTCGAATTGTTCCAACAATTACGGACCATTCCATTTTCCGGAAAAATTGATCCCCCTTGTCATCCTCAACGCGCTCGAGAGAAAGCCGCTGCCTGTCTACGGCACCGGTGAGAATGTTCGTGACTGGCTCTATGTCGACGATCATGTTCGAGCACTCTGGCTGATCATCAATCGCGGGACAATCGGCGAAAAGTACAACATCGGCGGGAACAACGAAGTTCGCAACATCGATGTGGTGCAGCGAATATGTGAACTTTTGGACCAAATGCGTCCATCCACCTCGTCTTTCTCCGAGTTAATAACATTCATCGAAGACCGCCCTGGCCATGATGCGCGCTACGCGATCGATGCGACCAAGATTCGGAACGAGCTTGGTTGGACAGCGTTGGAGACCTTTGACACAGGTATCCAAAAGACTGTTAACTGGTATCTGGAGAATGCGTGGTGGTGGCGTCCACTTCGTGACAACATGCAGCAGCTCAGCCGTTAGCCTTCAGCGATTGTTGATGTGATGCGAATTGTCATAACCGGCAAAGAAGGGCAGGTCGCCACTGCCCTCAAGACAGCGGCTTCATGGACGAGCACTGAAGTCTTAGCGCTTGGGCGGCCGGAAATAGACCTGGAGAAGGCTACGAATTTGACGGAGCAGTTGGCGGCGCTGTCCCCCGACATCGTCATTTCCCTAGCTGCTTATACCAATGTCGATAAAGCCGAGACAGATAGCGACCGAGCGTTTGCCGTAAACAGAGATGCTGCCCACGCACTTGGAGAGGCAACGGCAAATTTGAACATACCCATCATACACATGTCGACCGACTATGTTTTTGATGGACTAAAGCCACAACCTTATGACGAAAGCGATCCCACTGGCCCGATCTCGGTCTATGGGCGCTCGAAGCTTGCAGGCGAGTTGGCTGTCGCCAATACAAATCCCAACCATGCCATACTCAGAACAGCGTGGATCTATTCGCCTTACGGCAAGAACTTCTTGAAAACGATCCTGCGCGTTAGTCGGGAAAAGGACGAACTGAGGGTCGTTTCCGACCAGGTTGGCTGCCCGACTTCAGCTGACGACATCGCAGGTGCGATCCTTCAGATCGCAGAGCGTCTCAGGTCCGATCCGTCGCCCAGACTGCGCGGAATATTCCACGTCGCCGGCGCAGGAGAGTGCAGTTGGGCGGGGTTGGCGACGCACATAGTCTCCACCGCCGAGGAAATCACCGGCAGGACGACAAAGGTTAACGAGATCACATCTCGGGAACTGAATTTACCAGCAAATCGCCCCTCAAATTCTCGCCT
Proteins encoded in this region:
- a CDS encoding YbaK/EbsC family protein, yielding MSLTSVKAFFAENAPDISVIELEQSTATVELAAQGHSVEPGQIAKTLALKLDGGTILLVAKGDARLDNQKFKAMFGTKPRMLDLSDVEAETGHPVGGVCPFGLPHQMKVYCDLSLKAYDIVVPAAGAINAAVKIEPNRMADLTGAEWIDVCK
- a CDS encoding sugar phosphorylase, with the translated sequence MPASERTAPRRLREGIRVLASSIYPDLDADLLTDQIVSAFWGTEHSPRKRGRMLQNNTVWNERDAYVITYGNSLVDGEHKPLDLLYDFLRRYLKGTVNAVHILPFFPYTSDDGFAITDYSAVNSILGDWEDIERIAGEFRLMSDLVLNHCSSQSHWFNEYRQGHAPYDRFFFEASPEDDLSEVVRPRAHPLLREVETANGIRHVWCTFSHDQVDFDFSNPEVLLEFLRIMRMHIDKGVRTIRLDAVAFVWKEVGTSCIHLRQTHEIVRLMRLLADFAEEQLVLITETNVPNVENLSYFGNRNEAHAIYNFSLPPLILHGLLNGTSRSLNAWQMAMPPAQLGCAYFNFTASHDGIGLRPAEGLVPDEEIAGMIETVKGFGGLVSMRKLPDGGVKAYELNVSLYDALKGTVKGEDEWNRERFLCSQAITMALEGIPAFYIHSLLATPNDYEGVEKSDHNRAINRHRWHYPDLRDALADEGSRHAQVFAEMKRMLSIRIRQPAFHPNATQFTLHLGEKLFGFWRQSMDRSQSIFAVNNMTDEEVIIPAMSLNLIGGANWQDLLSGETIRAQGGDIVFAPYQCRWITNRSG
- the cueR gene encoding Cu(I)-responsive transcriptional regulator: MNIGDAAGASGVSAKMIRYYETVGLIRPAHRTENNYRVYGDDDVHTLRFIKRARNLGFSLEETATLLGLWRDKTRESREVKRVAQTHIDALESRIAELQDMVGTLKHLAHCCSGDNRPDCPILNDLAEIKPVSKGSHPSAH
- a CDS encoding TRAP transporter substrate-binding protein yields the protein MKSRLNYLSVTIAALLLSTAAHAETLRLAHESSSNSLIQEASLLFAKTVAEKSGGDIEVQVFPDGQLGDEAAIADGVGNGSIDIGLGGVVDPIDPKLNVITLPFLFKDLDAVHAFLDGPVGKEVFSTGADNGFHMLGALDSGFRQFALTKGPVNTPADLKGVKIRVPGNPVLLATMNALGALPQSIPFGEVYTALQSGVVDGTEPEMRDFADQKWYETTKYMSLSNYVWTPNYWFMNNDRYEGLSDKDKAAVDEAVVETTAWYRGKLADTYTEVQKTLEGNGVTFNTVDQAPFRDMVGPVYAQFGKEWGDDLVAKVRSAAAGN
- a CDS encoding TRAP transporter small permease, translating into MNDTSLPHPHDPTLLRWFGWLTTGIAVSAFVGMTITTLLGVAARYLGLRGVEWTFEVTGILFLWTSFFGVIVAELRRENVAFTFLVDKLDSRWGRIPAFICSLLTLWLAIELTRSGIGFAARSGMAPTPLLRLPRLVQILPFIAFAGGIALITFLRILQGLGGKAAQ
- a CDS encoding TRAP transporter large permease, encoding MTILILFATFLFCLLGGLPILWAMGVSTIAALTFGDVSMPPAWLAQQIVRGADSIYLAAIPLFLFSGELMNRGGLTRRLINLADFVFGRFTGGLGFVNVVTAFVYGGISGSATADTSAVAKLMIPAMESQGYPRSYAAAITAASGTLGIIVPPSVIFILYGVLTNTSIGGLFLAGVVPGTLIAVAFMVTSWIVAKRAGYGGHKSQLSMRAFLTDLVKALPALAMPIFILGTILSGLATATEAAALSVVYALVVGGFIYRELTWKEIGSALVETVSGTGSVMLIVAVATPFAWILTVEQIPQMATDFIQHTGAGPVGTIALVLAVLLFVGTWLDLGPAIVILAPILAPLLAKAGLQPLQIGVLFTVALGVGLYTPPVGTNLFVVCNVGRVSIGAVTRQLVPFWIASLVVIVLLVAFPGLSEWLPGIFGNS
- a CDS encoding aspartate aminotransferase family protein, with the translated sequence MQHLVGGISSAGRALPALNDRAFRVDHAFGPYLVGDDGRRYIDTALGFGAILLGHADPVVNAAVCAAIERGSMPAFAHRAEEEAADALTAACGPLTSAMFTNSGSEAVHMACRIARAVTGRGTIAKIAAGFDGWFDPVALGNAGSAEALLGNGPRPVRNGVTLLRYNDMADVERLFQENDDIAAVIFEPLLANAGCVVAEPGYLEMLQATARRHGALLIADEVLMGFRSRFGLASHGMKLNPDMATVGKAIGNGFAVAAVLGQPEVMAAAADGRAVRAGTYSGNPVATAAVVATLEQLAKADYEALAARGERLRARLASTFAAQSQQISTSGLGMVFTPWFAGEAPRSYEAAAATIRPDKSLALHYALREQGVMTMPQGYGRLYLSFAHDDAVIEQMEGAIRLAATALQEG